The Desulfobacterales bacterium genome includes the window GGGGTAAGCCCCAGACCGGATGCCAGTTTCCCCAAGTAGGCCTTCTCAGCCGGCGTATCCACCTCGATCGCCATGAGCGAGGCGGCGTAAAGTTCAGCTGCCAGATTCGGGTGGCCTTCCGCCGCGCTAATCAGCGTCTCGGTTTCCATGGGCCGTTTCATCAGCTCAAGGATGTAGCGCTGGTCGTCAGCATCCGCCCCCGCTTCCTGTAGCTTGCCGACGATGCGGTGGGCCTCGCCTTCGTCGATTTTACCGTCCGCCTTTGCGGCGTTGATCATCGCCTTCAGCACGAGCTCTGAACGATTTTCCAGTTCCCTGCGCTCCACTTCGCTTTGAGGCTCCATGAGACCCAAAGGCACATGGCCTGTGCTCTGGCCGCTGCCTTGCAGCGCCTTGAAGGCCATTGCCCCGAGGAGCGCCATCACTCCTCCGCCAAGGGCGCCACCCAAGGATTTGCCCCCACCGCCCAGCAGTGCGCCGGCTAACGCCCCCAAGCCGCCGAGAGCCAGGTTCTGTTTACCACCTGCCGCCTGCCCGACCTGTCCAAATACCTCTCCGAGCCTGCCGCCCAGACCTCCGCCCCCCCCGCTCAGCATACCGGAAAGGACGTCTCCCAACCCGCCGCCGCTGGTCCGCTGCCCGCCAAGCAAGCCACCCAGGCTTTCCAGGAGACCTCCGCTGCCGCCACCAAAAGCGTTCTGCAGCCGTTGGTTGGATGAAGGCGCCATGCCCGCCTGCATCATCGCCCCTAACAAATCACTGATGCCCATTTCGTAATCCTCCTGTACTTCTCAGTTTAATTCGCCATCTCCTTCGCCCGCCTCACCCTAACGCCTCAGCCAAGGGGGATGCGGATTTTCTGGCCGGGATAAATCAGGTTCGCATCTTTGATGACTTCCCGGTTGGCTTCGAAGATTTTGGGGTAGTCGTTCGCCTTCCCGTAGAACTGTTTGGCAATCGCGGACAGGGTGTCGCCCTTCTTGATGATGTAGTATTCAACCTTCTCCTTAACCGGCGGGGCTTTCAATCCATCGATTTTTACGTCCGTAACCCCTTGCACGTTGCCCGCCATGAGCACCGCCTTCTCCATCACCTCG containing:
- a CDS encoding tellurite resistance TerB family protein, producing the protein MGISDLLGAMMQAGMAPSSNQRLQNAFGGGSGGLLESLGGLLGGQRTSGGGLGDVLSGMLSGGGGGLGGRLGEVFGQVGQAAGGKQNLALGGLGALAGALLGGGGKSLGGALGGGVMALLGAMAFKALQGSGQSTGHVPLGLMEPQSEVERRELENRSELVLKAMINAAKADGKIDEGEAHRIVGKLQEAGADADDQRYILELMKRPMETETLISAAEGHPNLAAELYAASLMAIEVDTPAEKAYLGKLASGLGLTPEVTGRIEQMVGL
- the lysM gene encoding peptidoglycan-binding protein LysM, producing MGLFDFVKEIGNKLFNRDEEAAEKIKKHIEAMNPGITGLGVDFSKGVVSLSGQALSSEVMEKAVLMAGNVQGVTDVKIDGLKAPPVKEKVEYYIIKKGDTLSAIAKQFYGKANDYPKIFEANREVIKDANLIYPGQKIRIPLG